In Flavobacterium sp. N3904, one DNA window encodes the following:
- a CDS encoding efflux RND transporter permease subunit — MKKKFTDRLWQNIARIVLKNRITILGVILAITIFLSFQWKNLAMTYTEANLLPKKHIVNKQYQDFLDKFGEEGNLIVIGFKDDAFFTPKAFAAWNELMTGLKNSKEVELVVSLNDLKTLEKDTVAQKFKLVPFIDQSQTANPEYIQKIKFELFHNLPFYEGLLFNKESGSIRSAIYLNKKIVNTASRKTFILENLVPKIDKFEKTTGIDLRVSGMPYIRTINAENMKGEIGLFIGAALFITSLIFFLFFRSYRATFISMCILIIGVMWSFGTLGLFHYKITILTAIIPPLIIVIGITNCIFLINKYQQEIKTHQNQAKALQRVISTIGVSTLMTNLTTAAGFATFMITGNDLLFEFGLVTSINVIIVYLLTLVIVPIVYSFMDVPKEKHLKHLTKTYISALLNWVESVVKNHRKMIYIIYGLLLVFSVIGVSQMKVSGSLIGEMPKTASFFKDIIFFEKEFNGVMPLEIMIDTKHKKGVMKLSTMKKMEELQKTIAEIPELSKPVSVVNLVKYSKQAYYNGNPNYYELPTSQEQAFILSYAKNATKNTKGNLMKSYVDSTGRYARITTFMKDIGTEEMAKVEGKLRSKINKVFPKERYEVTLTGKALVFQKGTSYLIDNLIESLIFAIFLIAGLMAYLFRSAKMVMASVITNILPLCITSGLMGYFGIPLKPSTILVFSIAFGISVDNAIQFMAKYRHDLNLYNGKIKKSVFSALKETGISTFYTSIVLIVGFATFTLSSFSGTIALGGLISCTLLFAMFANLLVLPALVLTFEKKRTKKEDLEHTH, encoded by the coding sequence ATGAAAAAGAAATTCACGGATAGGTTATGGCAGAACATAGCCCGCATTGTACTTAAAAACAGAATAACCATACTAGGTGTAATACTTGCCATAACCATTTTCCTTTCTTTTCAGTGGAAAAATTTGGCTATGACCTATACTGAAGCCAATTTACTCCCTAAAAAACATATCGTAAATAAACAGTATCAAGACTTTCTGGATAAATTTGGAGAAGAAGGAAACCTTATTGTCATTGGTTTTAAAGATGATGCTTTTTTCACTCCCAAAGCATTTGCCGCTTGGAATGAATTGATGACGGGTTTAAAAAATTCTAAAGAAGTGGAACTTGTCGTTTCCCTGAATGACCTAAAAACTCTTGAAAAAGACACGGTTGCGCAAAAATTCAAATTGGTTCCGTTTATTGACCAAAGTCAAACTGCGAATCCAGAATACATTCAAAAAATAAAATTCGAATTGTTTCATAACCTTCCGTTTTATGAAGGGTTATTGTTCAACAAAGAGTCAGGAAGTATCCGATCTGCAATTTACCTCAATAAAAAAATTGTAAACACCGCCTCCAGAAAAACATTTATTCTCGAAAATTTGGTGCCAAAAATCGACAAGTTCGAAAAAACAACTGGAATCGATCTTCGTGTTTCGGGAATGCCATACATTCGAACCATTAATGCCGAAAACATGAAAGGCGAAATTGGGTTGTTCATTGGTGCTGCCTTATTTATAACTTCATTGATTTTCTTTTTGTTCTTCCGTTCGTATCGAGCTACTTTTATATCAATGTGTATTTTGATTATTGGTGTAATGTGGTCTTTTGGAACACTCGGTTTGTTTCATTATAAAATCACAATTCTTACCGCTATTATTCCGCCATTGATTATTGTTATTGGGATTACAAACTGTATTTTCCTAATCAACAAATACCAACAGGAAATAAAAACGCACCAAAATCAAGCCAAAGCCTTACAACGTGTAATTTCTACAATTGGTGTTTCTACCTTAATGACCAATTTGACTACAGCCGCAGGATTTGCCACTTTTATGATTACCGGAAATGATTTGTTGTTTGAATTTGGTCTGGTTACATCCATAAACGTAATTATAGTTTACTTGCTTACTCTGGTAATTGTACCAATAGTATATAGTTTTATGGACGTTCCAAAAGAAAAACACCTAAAACACTTAACCAAAACCTACATCTCTGCCCTATTAAATTGGGTTGAAAGTGTTGTAAAAAACCACCGTAAAATGATCTATATTATTTACGGATTATTATTGGTTTTTAGTGTAATTGGAGTTTCCCAAATGAAAGTTTCAGGAAGTTTAATTGGCGAAATGCCAAAAACGGCTTCATTTTTCAAAGACATAATCTTTTTTGAAAAAGAGTTTAACGGGGTAATGCCATTGGAAATAATGATTGACACCAAACACAAAAAAGGAGTCATGAAATTATCGACGATGAAAAAAATGGAAGAATTGCAAAAAACCATTGCAGAAATTCCTGAGCTATCAAAACCGGTTTCTGTTGTTAATTTAGTGAAATATTCGAAGCAAGCTTATTACAACGGCAACCCTAACTATTATGAATTGCCGACTTCACAAGAGCAGGCTTTTATATTGTCGTATGCTAAAAATGCTACCAAAAACACCAAAGGTAATTTAATGAAAAGCTATGTGGATTCGACTGGACGATATGCCCGAATTACAACTTTCATGAAAGACATTGGAACAGAAGAAATGGCAAAAGTAGAAGGTAAATTAAGATCCAAAATAAACAAAGTTTTCCCAAAAGAACGCTATGAAGTTACCCTTACCGGAAAAGCATTGGTTTTCCAGAAAGGAACTTCATACCTTATTGACAACCTTATCGAATCTTTAATTTTTGCTATTTTCCTAATAGCAGGTTTGATGGCCTATTTATTCCGTTCTGCCAAAATGGTTATGGCTTCGGTAATTACAAATATATTGCCACTTTGCATCACATCAGGATTGATGGGGTATTTTGGCATTCCGCTAAAACCGTCTACGATATTGGTGTTCAGCATTGCTTTCGGAATTTCGGTCGATAATGCGATTCAGTTTATGGCCAAATACCGACATGATTTGAATCTCTATAATGGCAAAATAAAAAAATCTGTCTTTAGCGCCTTGAAAGAAACGGGAATTAGTACTTTTTACACCTCGATTGTATTGATTGTAGGATTTGCAACTTTCACATTGTCCAGTTTTAGCGGTACAATAGCACTTGGAGGATTGATTTCCTGCACCTTATTGTTTGCCATGTTTGCCAATTTATTGGTGCTGCCTGCATTGGTGCTGACATTTGAAAAGAAAAGAACAAAGAAAGAAGATTTAGAGCACACACATTAA
- a CDS encoding cation:proton antiporter, with product MLSQLFSGIAVLSFMVLLLILLLRRLKQPYFIAYIIAGLLFGPQVFNVIYEPEVISELGQIGIVLLMFSIGNEIDLHYLSHNFYKPLLIAVVQIALSFISMYIVGSYLEWKMTTIILIAFIISLSSSAIVFQYLAKTGEIKSQLGIITCGVLLMQDILVVPMILALNFMSGNNISAAELIKVCVGGVLIILFMKAAISKKLFSIPMRREIIADHELQVFIGFSICFGMAWISEWFGLSPAFGAFIAGVLIGHDKATHWLGKSLIPFRVFFMAFFFLAVGVQLDIKFFIENIGTIIWISVAVLFINSLINAILFKLTKNSWRDSLYGGALLSQIGEFSFVLMTLASSLRLVGIYTYQITLAVTTFTMFLNTFWLMIIQGLIYKLPDYKEKSF from the coding sequence ATGTTGTCACAATTATTCTCCGGGATAGCTGTGCTGTCCTTTATGGTTTTATTATTGATATTGCTTTTGCGACGATTAAAGCAGCCTTATTTTATTGCTTATATAATTGCCGGTTTGTTATTTGGGCCTCAAGTATTTAACGTCATTTATGAACCTGAAGTAATTTCAGAATTGGGGCAAATTGGGATTGTACTTCTAATGTTCTCCATCGGCAATGAAATAGATCTTCATTATCTATCGCATAATTTTTACAAGCCTCTTTTAATTGCAGTGGTGCAGATTGCACTTAGTTTTATTAGCATGTATATTGTTGGTTCATATTTGGAGTGGAAAATGACAACTATAATTTTGATCGCTTTTATAATAAGTTTGAGTAGTTCTGCGATTGTGTTCCAATATTTGGCAAAGACGGGTGAGATTAAAAGTCAGCTCGGAATTATTACCTGTGGTGTTTTACTAATGCAAGACATACTCGTGGTTCCCATGATATTGGCTCTGAATTTTATGTCAGGAAATAATATTTCAGCTGCAGAATTGATAAAAGTCTGCGTAGGAGGAGTATTGATTATTCTGTTTATGAAAGCGGCAATCAGTAAAAAGCTTTTCTCAATCCCCATGCGAAGAGAAATTATTGCTGATCATGAATTGCAGGTTTTCATTGGTTTCAGCATCTGTTTTGGTATGGCATGGATTAGTGAATGGTTTGGACTGTCTCCTGCCTTTGGAGCTTTTATTGCCGGTGTTTTAATTGGACACGACAAGGCGACACATTGGTTAGGTAAATCCCTGATTCCTTTCAGAGTGTTTTTTATGGCTTTCTTCTTTCTTGCAGTAGGTGTTCAGCTTGATATCAAGTTTTTTATTGAAAATATTGGAACTATAATATGGATTTCAGTTGCTGTGCTTTTTATAAATAGCCTGATCAATGCCATACTTTTTAAACTTACAAAAAACTCATGGCGTGATAGTTTGTATGGAGGAGCACTTTTATCACAAATTGGAGAATTTAGTTTTGTTTTGATGACCTTGGCATCTTCTTTGCGACTTGTGGGGATTTATACTTATCAAATAACCTTGGCTGTTACAACTTTTACAATGTTTCTTAACACATTTTGGCTTATGATAATCCAGGGATTAATTTATAAACTGCCAGATTACAAAGAAAAATCTTTTTAG
- a CDS encoding Hsp20/alpha crystallin family protein has translation MNLIKRNGGQVPALHRLFFDDIFGRDFFNWENNNFSTTSTTLPSVNIKETADNYEVEVAAPGMDKNDFKITLDGNQLTISSVKENKQTTRDANYSRREFSYQSFQRSFELPKNVVDEDKIIARYENGILLLSIPKREEAKPRPPRMIEIS, from the coding sequence ATGAATCTTATTAAAAGAAATGGAGGTCAAGTACCAGCTTTACATCGTTTGTTTTTTGATGATATTTTTGGCCGTGATTTTTTCAATTGGGAAAATAACAATTTTTCAACAACTAGTACAACACTGCCCTCTGTAAACATTAAAGAGACTGCAGATAATTATGAGGTGGAAGTCGCCGCTCCTGGTATGGATAAAAATGACTTCAAGATTACACTTGATGGAAACCAATTAACGATTTCTTCAGTGAAAGAAAATAAACAAACAACTAGGGACGCAAATTACAGCCGTAGAGAATTTAGTTACCAATCATTTCAGAGAAGTTTTGAATTGCCTAAAAACGTAGTGGATGAGGATAAAATAATTGCTCGTTATGAAAATGGAATTTTATTATTGTCCATCCCGAAACGTGAAGAGGCAAAACCTAGACCTCCACGAATGATTGAAATCTCATAA
- the asnS gene encoding asparagine--tRNA ligase, whose translation MRHTKVKDLLNSTTTLLEINAKGWVRTFRNNQFIALNDGSTINNIQCVVDFENTPDETLKRITTGAAVSVTGSLVESKGAGQKYEIQVNKLEILGDSDAEKFPMQPKKHSLEFLRENAHLRVRTNAFGAIMRVRSVLSFAVHSYFQQKGFVYVNTPIITGSDAEGAGEMFKVTALPFDNTPRTEDGKVNYKEDFFGKETNLTVSGQLEGETFAMALGQIYTFGPTFRAENSNTSRHLAEFWMIEPEVAFNDLNDNMDLAEDFIKYVVKYAVEHCSDDLKFLESRLTEEEKSKPQAERSEMPLLEKLGFVMDNNFKRVSYTEAIDILRDSTPNKKKKFQYIINEWGADLQSEHERYLVEKHFKCPVILFDYPANIKAFYMRLNEDGKTVRAMDILFPGIGEIVGGSQREERFDVLVEKMKALGIEEEDLWWYLDTRRFGSAVHSGFGLGFERLVLFVTGMTNIRDVIPFPRTPMNAEF comes from the coding sequence ATGAGACACACAAAAGTTAAAGACTTACTAAACAGTACAACGACGTTACTCGAAATAAATGCAAAAGGTTGGGTTAGAACTTTTAGAAACAATCAGTTTATTGCTTTAAATGATGGTTCTACCATCAATAATATACAATGTGTTGTCGATTTTGAGAATACTCCGGATGAAACTTTGAAGAGAATTACAACTGGCGCTGCTGTTTCGGTAACCGGAAGTTTGGTTGAGAGCAAAGGTGCTGGACAAAAATATGAGATTCAGGTAAACAAACTGGAAATCCTTGGAGATTCGGATGCCGAGAAATTCCCAATGCAACCCAAAAAACACTCTTTGGAATTCTTGCGTGAAAATGCGCATTTGCGTGTGCGTACGAATGCTTTTGGAGCGATTATGCGTGTGCGTTCGGTTTTATCTTTTGCAGTACATAGCTATTTTCAACAAAAAGGGTTTGTTTATGTAAATACGCCGATTATCACAGGATCTGACGCTGAAGGTGCCGGTGAAATGTTCAAAGTTACGGCTTTGCCATTTGACAACACACCAAGAACCGAAGACGGAAAAGTAAATTACAAAGAAGATTTCTTTGGAAAAGAAACAAATCTAACGGTTTCAGGACAATTGGAAGGTGAAACTTTTGCAATGGCTTTGGGCCAGATTTATACTTTTGGACCAACTTTTAGAGCAGAAAATTCCAATACTTCTCGCCATTTGGCTGAATTTTGGATGATTGAGCCCGAAGTGGCATTCAATGATTTGAACGACAATATGGATCTTGCCGAAGATTTTATCAAATATGTGGTAAAATATGCCGTTGAACATTGTAGTGACGATTTGAAGTTCCTGGAAAGCCGTTTGACCGAAGAAGAAAAATCAAAACCACAGGCTGAAAGAAGCGAAATGCCTTTGTTGGAAAAACTAGGTTTTGTGATGGATAACAATTTCAAACGTGTTTCGTACACCGAAGCGATTGATATTTTAAGAGACTCTACTCCAAACAAAAAGAAAAAATTTCAATATATCATCAACGAATGGGGCGCTGATTTACAATCGGAACACGAGCGCTATTTGGTAGAAAAACACTTTAAATGCCCAGTAATCTTGTTTGATTATCCAGCCAATATCAAAGCCTTCTACATGCGTTTGAACGAAGACGGAAAAACAGTTCGTGCAATGGACATCCTTTTCCCAGGAATTGGAGAAATCGTAGGAGGTTCACAAAGAGAAGAACGTTTTGATGTTTTGGTCGAAAAAATGAAAGCCTTAGGAATCGAAGAAGAGGATTTATGGTGGTATTTGGATACCAGACGATTTGGTTCTGCTGTTCACTCCGGTTTCGGACTTGGATTCGAAAGACTCGTGCTTTTTGTAACCGGAATGACCAACATACGCGACGTAATTCCTTTCCCAAGAACACCAATGAATGCGGAATTTTAA
- the rpoN gene encoding RNA polymerase factor sigma-54: MLKQFLNLKISQKLSPQQIQLMKLIQLPTQAFEQRLLEEMNENPALESGKEEDENYDNDEFDNEQFDDYDDSEADRIESEDVNIDEYLSNDDTPDYKTQVNNYSDDDEEKETPFAATISFHQDLINQLNTFILSDEERDIAEFLVGSIDDMGYIRRSIPDIVDDMAFTQGLYTNEKQVENILHIIHELEPTGVGARDLQECLLLQLKHKTPTESVDLATAIIENQFDAFAKKHYDKLIQKLGISNEQLRNAVHEIERLNPKPGGSFTGNNKITENVVPDFTIRIIDGELELTLNGRNAPALHVSKDYQEMMQTYKESKDKSHSQKDAVQFIKQKLDSAKWFIDAIKQRQDTLFVTMNAIMHYQKDYLLDGDETRLKPMILKDIADMIGLDISTVSRVANSKYVETPYGTKLIKEFFSEAMTNDQGEEVSTLEIKKILQNIIEEEDKQKPLADDLLAEILKEKGYPIARRTIAKYREQLEIPVARMRKKI; encoded by the coding sequence ATGCTAAAGCAATTTTTAAATTTAAAAATATCACAGAAATTATCTCCACAGCAAATTCAGCTGATGAAGTTAATTCAGTTGCCGACGCAAGCATTTGAACAACGATTGTTGGAAGAAATGAATGAGAATCCCGCTTTGGAATCTGGCAAAGAAGAGGATGAAAATTACGATAACGACGAATTTGACAACGAACAATTTGACGATTATGATGATTCTGAAGCAGACAGAATAGAATCGGAAGATGTTAATATCGACGAATACCTAAGCAACGACGATACTCCAGATTACAAAACACAGGTCAATAACTACAGTGACGATGACGAAGAAAAAGAAACCCCTTTTGCTGCTACAATTAGTTTTCACCAAGATCTAATCAACCAATTAAACACTTTTATATTAAGCGATGAAGAGCGCGATATCGCTGAATTTTTGGTGGGAAGTATTGATGACATGGGCTACATTCGAAGAAGTATTCCAGACATAGTAGATGATATGGCTTTTACTCAAGGTTTATACACCAATGAAAAACAGGTCGAAAACATACTTCATATCATTCACGAACTGGAACCTACCGGAGTTGGCGCACGCGATTTGCAAGAATGCTTATTACTGCAATTGAAACACAAAACCCCTACTGAATCGGTAGATTTGGCCACTGCAATTATCGAAAATCAATTTGATGCTTTTGCCAAAAAACATTACGATAAATTAATACAAAAGCTTGGCATTTCAAACGAACAACTTAGAAATGCCGTTCATGAAATAGAACGACTCAACCCAAAACCCGGTGGTTCTTTTACAGGAAACAATAAAATCACAGAGAACGTGGTGCCCGATTTTACAATTCGAATTATTGATGGTGAATTGGAACTTACTTTAAACGGAAGAAATGCTCCTGCACTGCACGTTTCTAAGGATTATCAGGAAATGATGCAAACGTATAAAGAATCGAAAGATAAATCGCATTCACAAAAAGATGCAGTACAGTTTATCAAACAAAAACTGGATTCGGCCAAATGGTTTATTGATGCTATAAAACAACGCCAAGACACGTTATTTGTAACGATGAATGCCATTATGCATTACCAAAAGGATTATTTGCTTGACGGAGATGAAACCCGGCTAAAGCCCATGATCTTAAAAGATATCGCCGATATGATTGGCTTAGACATATCAACAGTTTCAAGAGTTGCCAATAGTAAATATGTCGAAACTCCTTATGGCACAAAACTAATTAAGGAATTTTTCTCAGAAGCGATGACAAACGATCAAGGAGAAGAAGTTTCTACACTCGAGATCAAGAAAATCCTTCAAAATATTATTGAAGAAGAAGACAAACAAAAACCATTAGCCGACGATCTGTTAGCCGAAATCTTAAAAGAAAAAGGCTATCCTATAGCGCGCAGAACGATTGCAAAATATAGAGAACAACTTGAAATTCCTGTAGCCAGAATGAGAAAGAAAATATAG
- a CDS encoding porin family protein, with protein MKRFFLGCFLFLSFFRGFSQENKFSIDTLHIKIDSLYREDQFYFGLNYNSLIKKPSGVSQDKISFGFSLGFLRDMPVNKSRTVAIAPGIGFSYNNYNQNLAITGTNQNAIYTVIPSGVNYNKNKFEQLLVEVPIEFRWRTSTPEIYEFWRIYGGVKFSYLLLDKSVYIDDLTNVVIRKNNDFNNFLYGAYISAGYSSFNLYLYYGFNSLFNSSAKINNESIQLNTLKMGVIFYIL; from the coding sequence ATGAAGCGATTTTTTCTTGGTTGTTTTCTTTTTTTATCATTTTTCAGAGGGTTTTCTCAAGAAAATAAGTTTTCAATAGATACCTTACATATAAAAATTGATTCTCTTTATAGAGAAGATCAGTTTTATTTTGGTTTGAATTATAATTCATTAATAAAAAAACCGTCAGGAGTTTCTCAAGACAAAATATCATTTGGATTTTCATTGGGTTTCCTTAGAGATATGCCTGTAAATAAAAGTAGAACTGTTGCAATAGCTCCAGGAATTGGATTTTCCTATAATAATTACAATCAAAATTTAGCGATTACAGGCACAAATCAAAATGCTATTTACACTGTGATTCCGTCTGGTGTGAATTACAACAAAAATAAATTTGAGCAGTTGTTGGTTGAAGTTCCAATAGAATTTAGATGGAGAACATCAACCCCAGAAATTTATGAATTTTGGAGAATTTACGGTGGTGTTAAATTTAGTTATTTGCTGCTTGACAAATCGGTCTATATTGATGATTTGACCAATGTAGTTATCAGAAAAAATAATGATTTTAATAACTTTCTTTACGGAGCTTATATTTCTGCGGGATATAGTTCCTTTAACTTATACCTTTATTACGGTTTCAATTCTCTGTTTAATTCTTCTGCAAAAATAAATAATGAATCAATACAGCTCAATACTTTAAAAATGGGAGTGATTTTCTATATATTATAA
- the porV gene encoding type IX secretion system outer membrane channel protein PorV — protein MKKIILLFLLLFGVGNLFAQEQNGGSVTGVPFLLISADARASGMGNLGVATAPDVFSQQWNPAKYPFSENKLGIGLSYTPYLSSMSNDIALLNLNYFNKINERSTYALSLRYFGLGETVFKQNESDQGQAVTPNELAFDGSYSLKLSETFSMSVTGRYIRSDLKIQEVDATGSVASTFAVDIAGYYQSKEISFKNFQGIWRGGFNLSNLGPKLNYDVNSGSESALPTNLKLGGGFDFILDQDNTLGTSIEFNKLFADDSNSITGGLGLEYVYQQFFALRTGFYNDNNGSGNHNFFTVGAGFKYKTVKFDLSYLNSTSKQASSEDNMLRFSLSFNIGDSPASNVKEEEKIVN, from the coding sequence ATGAAAAAAATAATTCTTTTATTTTTACTACTCTTTGGAGTCGGAAATTTATTCGCACAAGAACAAAATGGGGGAAGCGTCACCGGAGTGCCTTTTTTGCTGATCTCGGCAGATGCAAGAGCTTCTGGTATGGGAAATCTAGGAGTAGCAACTGCACCAGATGTATTTTCACAACAATGGAATCCAGCGAAGTATCCTTTTTCCGAAAATAAATTAGGTATAGGTTTAAGCTACACACCCTATTTATCTTCTATGTCAAATGATATTGCTTTGTTGAATTTAAATTATTTTAATAAGATTAATGAAAGGAGTACCTATGCACTCAGTTTAAGATATTTTGGGTTGGGCGAAACCGTATTTAAACAAAATGAAAGTGATCAAGGACAAGCGGTAACCCCAAATGAATTGGCTTTTGACGGATCTTATTCGTTAAAATTAAGTGAGACTTTTTCGATGTCCGTTACCGGAAGATACATTCGTTCCGATTTAAAAATTCAGGAAGTGGATGCCACTGGCAGCGTCGCCAGTACATTTGCCGTTGATATTGCCGGATATTACCAGTCTAAAGAAATCTCCTTTAAAAATTTTCAGGGTATTTGGCGCGGAGGGTTTAATCTTTCAAACCTTGGACCAAAGTTGAATTACGATGTAAATTCTGGATCTGAAAGTGCTTTGCCAACCAATTTGAAACTGGGTGGAGGTTTTGATTTTATTCTTGACCAGGATAATACGTTGGGAACTTCCATAGAATTCAATAAATTATTTGCTGATGATTCAAATTCAATAACTGGTGGACTAGGACTTGAATATGTATACCAACAATTTTTCGCATTAAGAACTGGATTTTACAATGACAATAATGGAAGTGGAAATCACAATTTTTTTACTGTTGGAGCTGGATTCAAATATAAGACGGTTAAATTCGATTTGTCCTATCTTAATTCCACATCTAAACAGGCATCGTCAGAAGATAACATGTTACGATTTTCTCTATCTTTTAACATAGGAGATAGCCCCGCTAGTAATGTTAAAGAAGAGGAAAAGATAGTTAACTAA